In Nostoc piscinale CENA21, the genomic stretch CGCTTGCTACTACTTTTGATGACAACTTGTACTTGACAGCATTTTTCGGTAAAGTCAATCGCACCTTTCGTCCCCAGAATATTGTCTTAGGTGAGTTTCTGGGATTCACCTTACTAGTAATGGCTAGTCTTCCTGGTTTTTTAGGTGGTCTGATTATTCCTCATACATGGATTGGGTTACTAGGTTTTTTACCAGTCGCCATTGGTATTAATCATCTTCTTAACCGAGAAACTGAGACAGAAACAGTACAAGCTGTATCAATTGACTTTGATGCTCGTGCAAAATCGCAGCGACATAAAAAATCTTTGTTAGCAACTCTGCGAGATCCTCAGACTTATCGTGTCTCTGCGGTCACTATTGCTAATGGTGGAAATAACATTGGGATTTATGTACCGTTATTTGCCAGCAGTAGTCTTCCTAGCCTGGGTGTGATTTTGAGTGTTTGCTATTTGACAGTTGGACTATGGTGTTTTCTATCTTATAACTTAACTCGTAATCCTCTCACGACTCCTTTACTAGCTCGTTATGCTCGTAAAATCTGTCCTTTCGTCTTAATTTATTTAGGATTATCTATCTTGATCAAAAGTGAAACGTATCGACTCTTACCTAATATTGCAATGTTTCCTAATTAGAGCCTAATAAACCAACTTTAAGCTCACCATCATCAAGATAAAATAAACCATAAATCGCAGTGGTTTTTGGGGCGCAATTTGACAGACTTTCGCTCCTAGTAATACTCCTGGTACTGAACCAAGCCATATTGGTAATACTAAATTCCAGTCCACTGTTCCCAACGTCAGATGTCCGATAGCAGTGAATATTAACAGAATGGCAGCTTGGGAAATATCCGTGCCAACTAACTTTCGGGTATCTAACCGAAAAAAATGCAATCAGTGCTAAGGCAAACATTGAACCAGAAGCAACACTAGTTAGACCTACAACACAGCCTAAAAATGCTCCTACAGTTAATGTTTGTAAACGTCCTACTCCAGTATTTAAGTCAAATTTAGGTAGTTCAGGTAGTTGTACTTTTGGAAAAAAGGTTAATACCAGCATTTGCATCAAAGCAAAAACAGTGACTAACAAAATTGTCACGCCTAGCAAGTGCAGCATGATGTTATTCAAGTTATGTTCAGCCTTGAGTTTGATCAGATGTAGTATTCCAACTCCTAGTAAGGAACCAGGAACGCTCCCCAAAGCCAGCCATTTGACGACTTCTCTATCGAGCGTTTGTTGCTGCCAATGTTTGATACTACCAACGACTTTCATCAATGTCGCTGCCACTACATCAGAACTTACTGCTACCGCAGGTGGTACTTGAAAAACAAAAATCAACATTGGAGTGATGAGAGAAGCACCACCAATTCCTGTCAGACCTACAACAATACCAACTAAAAAGCTGAAAAAAGGCAGTAATAAAAAATCCATACTCCTGTCCTGAACCGGGGTTTTGTGAATGTGGCTTTGTCTAGCTAACACTAAAAGATTGGCTGTAATCCAGTCGTGTAAAAGGTTTCATAGAATTGCAAGTTTTGAATAAATTTAGAGAAGATGGTATTAAATACTTTAATTTGACCGATTTACCGTATTTTAATATTAAAGTATGAGAAAAGTCTAGATTTTTAGAAATTAAACGAATTGCTAGTATTAATTTATACCATTAAATTCAATTGAATTTTTAATTAACATCGTTAATAAACATATTTAAGCTTCAGTATTTAACTAGACCACAGTGTTTTAAACAACCAGATTAAAGCTTAAAAAATCACTGATTAAATATATTTTTTGTTATTAGGCGATCGCTCACTTAATATTTGGTACTGTATTAGTTAGCTTCTCATCCAAGGTAAGAGGGCAAATGTACCTCTTTCGTAGAGAATGAATAAACCTAAGCCAATTAAGACAAAAGGTACAATAACTTTACCGTAGCGACTTAAAATATAGGCAATGGTAGCGTGTTGACTTAATAGATAAGCAGCCGCACATAAAATTCCTAGCATTATAAAAAATACACTTAAAATAACTCCCAAACTAGCAAAATTCTGCCCAGCAAATAAAGGAATATAAATACTGATATTATCTCCACCATTAGCAATTTTGATTGCTGCAACTTTATAAGTTTGGGGATGTAAAATACTTAAAATAAAAGACAATAAAGAATTAACCGATGAAGACTGTTTAAATTCAGTTGTGACCGTTTGAATTTCTATGGTTTCTTGTTCTTGGTTGAGCAATTGCATCAAACCAATTATTATTGGCAATAGTCCGAGTAATCCTATCCATTCTCGCTGTATAATCAAACCACCAAAAAATCCTGGTAAGCTGGCAATGATGATAGCGACAAAACCAAGATATTGACCAAACACAATATGTCGCCGTCGAAAATTTCCATCTACCTGAGAGAAGAGTAGAAGCAAAATTATGATGTCATCAATATTTGTAGCTGTGAAAGCGATAATTGCTTCAATAAAAGATGTACCTAAGTTAATCATGCTAAATTTTCAACCAAAAGGAAATGAATGAGTTAATTACTGCTATTAGCACAGGTGTAGTTGCATTTATCTCTACCAATATTGATGATATTGCAATTTTGCTCCTGTTGTTTTCGCAAATAAATTCTTACTTTCGACCACAGCATATTTTTTTTGGTCAGTATTTAGGTTTTATTGTACTAATAGCCCTCAGTTTACCTGGTTTATTTAGTGGTTTTGTGTTAGGAGCAAACTGGATTGGTTTATTGGGGTTAATACCAATTGCTATAGGTATCAGCCTTTTAATCAATCAGGAAGATGATTCTATAGAAGAAAGGTTAGAAGAAACTATGCCAGATTCAGAGGAACTAGCCACTAGTTTTATTTCACCGCAGACTTATACCGTAGCAGCA encodes the following:
- a CDS encoding cadmium resistance transporter gives rise to the protein MINLGTSFIEAIIAFTATNIDDIIILLLLFSQVDGNFRRRHIVFGQYLGFVAIIIASLPGFFGGLIIQREWIGLLGLLPIIIGLMQLLNQEQETIEIQTVTTEFKQSSSVNSLLSFILSILHPQTYKVAAIKIANGGDNISIYIPLFAGQNFASLGVILSVFFIMLGILCAAAYLLSQHATIAYILSRYGKVIVPFVLIGLGLFILYERGTFALLPWMRS
- a CDS encoding cadmium resistance transporter, encoding MSWLVGTIIIGISTALATTFDDNLYLTAFFGKVNRTFRPQNIVLGEFLGFTLLVMASLPGFLGGLIIPHTWIGLLGFLPVAIGINHLLNRETETETVQAVSIDFDARAKSQRHKKSLLATLRDPQTYRVSAVTIANGGNNIGIYVPLFASSSLPSLGVILSVCYLTVGLWCFLSYNLTRNPLTTPLLARYARKICPFVLIYLGLSILIKSETYRLLPNIAMFPN
- a CDS encoding cadmium resistance transporter; amino-acid sequence: MNELITAISTGVVAFISTNIDDIAILLLLFSQINSYFRPQHIFFGQYLGFIVLIALSLPGLFSGFVLGANWIGLLGLIPIAIGISLLINQEDDSIEERLEETMPDSEELATSFISPQTYTVAAVTIANGGDNVSVYIPLFASSNLTSFWIIIGIFFLLLGVLCYSAYQLTHQPAIAHTLTRYVNHIVPFILIGLGSFIILKTEALSLIQLVASCCCLIVLVKK